The Elaeis guineensis isolate ETL-2024a chromosome 13, EG11, whole genome shotgun sequence genome includes a region encoding these proteins:
- the LOC109506656 gene encoding large ribosomal subunit protein uL6m has protein sequence MEAKFFRFLKIVGVGFRARTEVEGRQLFLKLGYSHEIEFVVPPAVRVFCFKPNIICCTGIDKQRVHQFAGAVRSCKPPEVYKGKGILYIDEVVKKKQGKKSK, from the coding sequence ATGGAAGCCAAATTCTTTCGGTTTCTAAAGATTGTGGGAGTTGGGTTTAGAGCAAGAACTGAAGTAGAAGGTCGCCAACTGTTCTTAAAATTGGGCTACAGTCATGAGATTGAATTTGTTGTTCCTCCTGCTGTTCGTGTTTTCTGCTTTAAACCCAACATTATTTGTTGTACGGGGATAGACAAACAAAGGGTACACCAGTTTGCAGGTGCTGTTCGTAGCTGTAAGCCCCCTGAAGTCTACAAAGGCAAGGGTATATTGTACATTGATGAAGTGGTAAAGAAGAAGCAAGGAAAAAAATCAAAGTGA
- the LOC140853240 gene encoding uncharacterized protein, translated as MSLGGALKSLEDARNKLMVNFDPVRYLLEDLKREFPDTFNVWCDSLGGDAIGLTWEKRDSKKRGRDEGDEIRRDPTDILREVGEVGKGFVKSVYLPKAPRFHS; from the exons ATGTCACTTGGGGGTGCACTGAAAAGCTTGGAAGATGCAAGGAATAAGCTGATGGTCAACTTTGATCCAGTTAGATATCTTTTGGAGGACCTGAAG AGGGAGTTTCCGGACACCTTCAATGTGTGGTGTGATTCTCTTGGAGGTGATGCAATTGGTCTGACATGGGAGAAGAGGGATTCAAAG AAACGTGGTCGAGATGAAGGTGATGAGATTAGGAGAGACCCAACAGATATTCTAAGAGAAGTCGGAGAAGTGGGTAAGGGGTTTGTGAAGAGTGTATATCTTCCCAAGGCTCCAAGGTTCCATAGCTAA